Genomic DNA from Telopea speciosissima isolate NSW1024214 ecotype Mountain lineage chromosome 2, Tspe_v1, whole genome shotgun sequence:
TTTTAAAACAAACTGAAACCAATTAACCGACAAATTGGTTCACCTAATAAAAACAACATAAGCCCTATTGTAATATGGATTGTCTGCTTTGCTCTCCCCACATCCCTTTCTGATGTGGGATTGTATCCCTGGGTTTCTCTCACTCGTCTCTACAAGTGGGCTTGGTTAAGCAGAAGCAAATGGATTAGTCTCAACTACCTATAACAAGGTTGGGACATGGCATTGGACTAGAGGTTTCTGACTGAGTAATGTAGAAGGAGTTCAACCAAGAACCACTCTACTGTAGGATCGAAGATAGGTTGCAcctaaacaccaaaatagaaactaaatcagaattagtaacaTAGTCAATAAGGACCAAACCAGCAGCAGCAGGAATGGCTCCAAAGTAGGATCAAGTGAAGGCCTAGGCAAGGGTGGTTTATGCTCCAAATATCAGCCACTTCTAACAACTGGTAGTGAAGTTATTCAACTCTGAAGTTTGCAGCAGATTCTGAGCATAACTGAGATCGCAGATGCAGCAGTCCTTCACTTGATTGtgtaaacagcagcagcagtactTAGTGATGATTGTGGATTGATTCAAGTCTTCAAAGAGTTCTCCAGTAGCAGTTTATCGCAGTCACAAGATGGCAGCAGCAGTAGGGGTCGattggaagaacaaaaaaaaaagaaaatagaaggatagatagaaaggggaatagggataggagggggggggggtaggctatctcagccttgggtctctcacccacagctctCTCAGCTGTTGAAAGGCAAATTCATTCTCAGAATTGGGGGCAAGCATTGCTTgtaaatttcattaatcaattggTCCCTTTCTTAATATGGGTGCCAATTttatagcttaggcaagcttacaaaatagaaagtaagagaatagaaacttcctaagaTAAActagaaagtaggaaaatagaaactacaaaGGTATTATAggatccagccttctaaacaaacaaggaaacaaaaatagaagctaactaaaattagaagctacctaaatgaaataaaataaactatctaaaattgaaaatagaaactaaactttggcagcattaggataggatctttctccacttgatgggccccaagatcttctaaaaagcatccccacacaaggcaaatatgggctgtgacactgttcacatgaacagtgttttggtctttttttcttcatatttcgacCAACATCATTGAATCCTCAGAGGTTCTGTGTATGGCTACACACAAGGTTTTTAAACTTCATTAGGCTCTCATAGAAGTGGAAGTCTTCACATGGGCAAGCCATAGACTCCTAGAAGGGCATCAGTAAGTGCAGTAGCAACAAGAGGAGCTGCAAAGGAATGGCAGCAATGGACGAAGCTATAATCGGGCTGAATGCAGGTTGAGAAGAAAATGGCAAGAAGCCCTAGAATCCCAAGTCTCAAAGCTTCAAGTAGAGAAGCAAAGACAAAGGGGTTTAGGGGTTTGCGGGTTGCACAAGATCGATTCTTTGAGTTAAATGCCTATTCAATTGGAATTTTCTCCTAACTCCTCTTGTAATTTCCTTCTTCTGCAGTCGGCAACACTATACTTCATCAAGTGTGCACGGAAAACCAAACAGTATAAAAGTTGGGACTCTTCAAAGGAACAGTAGATCTTGGAGCTCTCCGATGGATGAAACCGACGACGTCGACTGAAGGAGCGAGCGGCTGCTACTAGCTCCTTTCTCCAGCGAATCTCCGATGCTGCTACTAGTGCTTTCTCCAACAATGCAGGAGACAAGGGATAGGAGAGGGAATAGGAAGCCTCTGGAAAAATATTGCATGTGTGTTGGTGTTGTGTGTGGAAACCTCCGTTGCTCGGTTCGCCCaaggatgagcctgcaaaaactgagtgagcacaagagagccggtgtggctctggccaaagactctctgatgcctaagtcaggtctcCGGTGCAACAACGTttcaacttagtgaaaagtgagatgagcgtttgagctccatacctgggtatttataggatgagtcGAGGCAGTCGGATGAGTCCTCGTATGGTATGAGTCCTTTTTTGGTTGGGCTCTTCCATGTGGAGCAAAAGATGAGAGTTATTCTCGGAGTCGGATTCTTCATAAGGTACGAGTCCTTATTGGAACGTGATTTGATTCCGATTGCGGCCCGATTTGTGTCCCATGATTGTCGGGGTACGATGACGTGGCCCCGTGATTTTGGGCAAGTCGTAGTTATCGCCTCTGGAGGGGCCTCGGCCTCGGTCAGCCGTGCTCTTCGTGCTCGGCTTCGTAGTCGGCATAGGTGGGGATGTGTTGCGCCGTAGGGTTCGCCTGTGGAGGCCTCGGCGCCATGCTCGGCTTGACGGTCCTTGTAGCGCGTCAAACCACACGGGTGCTCGACCAGGCATTCATTCTCGGTGGCCCAGGCCATATGGCCGAACAACATAGGCCCGCTCGTGCTCGGCGACCTTAGTGCTCAGTTGTGGCGGTGACCGGAGTGGCCCAGGGGACATGTCCTCATCGTCTCTTGTAACCTGGTGTCATTGGTTACCGCTTGGCTCTGTCCTCGGATTTGACCTAGTCCACGTGTCACCATTTGATTGGGGGATATTTCTATAACTCATCAATTGGTGTCTTTCATTTTATACGGTTTAAGGTATATCAATTTTACTCGTTTCGGTTTGAAACTAGTGATCTAATTGTTTAAAAACCTAATCAAATACATTATTAATCAGTTTcaatttcaaaaccaaaaccgaatcaaTAATTAATCGGTTTATCAGTTCCAGTTTAAACAATGTGGTTTGGTTTCGATAAATGGTTTCGTTTAAGATTAACAACTTTACTAAAAtaactctaggagaagtggtgaggaaaggcaTGCATAGCTTtggactagtaacaagtatggcttgaatagagctgattggagaaaaaggacccatgttgccgaccccatttagttgggataaggctgagttgagttgagttgtttCTAACATATTTAGGCCAGGTGTACTAGCTTAGCAAGTTatgtaacccccccccccccaccaaaaaaaaaagaagagtgtACGAGAAAAGACTGACACTATATAACTATATGCGCTTATTCATTACAAGAGATACtaatgtaggacaaaacatgaataaaaaaaggccaaaacactgttcacattactgttcacatgaacattGCCACAGCCCCTAATTTTGCTTTTGTGGAATATTATTCGAAGATTCTatggggcccaagaccagatcaGGTGAAGACTTTTTAGAAGGATCAAATTTGTCTCTGTGTGGGGATTtagaagtttagtttagtttctaattttagatttagaaagtgggcttaagtttctattttatagtttctaattttgttccttgcatgtttgctaaactataaagcctagtttctattttcttttaacttgaGGTGCAAGCATAGCCCTCTATTAATTGTAAGGCTGCTATAACCATACCCAATGATTTGAAtaattgaatgaaaaaaaattgctttgaagcaaaagattctCTTGTCCAATGGCTGTGACATGAAGGGTTGGGAGAGCCAAAACCCTAGGGCTAAGAgagcctggctggtgagagccgaatctccttatcctTCCCTCctattctattttctcttctttattatttctcTGCTCCCAATTGAGTGTGCATGCTGCTGTCTCGTGTCTGCAACTATTGCTGCTGGAGAGTCCTTGAAGACCTAAATCGATTCCTCCATCAACACCAAGTATTGTTGCTGCTGTCTACACAATCAAATGAAAGACTGTTGCACCCTGCAGCTCTGTTTCTCTGctgattctgctgcaacttcaaggcTTTAAATCTCTTCAACTACTGAACCTATTGGGGCCATATTCAAAGCATCTGGAGAGTACAACCTGCTCACCAATCGAATCTGTTTGGTTTCCCCAACTGCTGGCCAGATTGGTTTCTccattaaccttctattttgaaggTCGGTTTCTAATTTCAAGTCCTCTTCATAACTCaacatccagccatcagaatcgGTCGTAATTTGGAACAAAGGTCCTGATCAGCATCACCTCCACTCAACCTAAGTTTAGTAACCATCTGTTGGCGGGTTTGCTTTTTACATCCTAAGTTGCTAATTCTGGTTTATTGCTATtctgatgttctgctgcaacctgtCATCGATCCTattgtagagtggttcttaattGAACCCCCTTCTACATTAGATACATGATAATAAAACATTTTCTTTAAAAACAGAAAGGTAGGTGCATGGATCTGCCGTTGGTAATTTCAATATGAACACAGATGAATGGTATAAAGTGAAGTATTCATGCAACATCATTTAGGTGGCAGTACTCCAACCTTCCTGAATAGATGCTGTGGGTACCACAATTTACTGGGAAAGGTCATCCTGATTGTTTATCCTTCAGATACCAACTTTACTTTAGTCAAGCAACATTTCAAAATTCCCAAGTGAGCCAGAAACAAAATTACAATGATTCTTAAAGAACAAGGGGCACTTATAAGAGTTGAAACTAGCAATGTCATTATGTGTTCAACATCTCCAGATTGCTCCAATTAAACATGCCTATCAAATAACATAACGGAATATTCTTTTCTTGCATACCCAACACAGTTATGAAAGTCAATATAACGATATCAAGTTGCTTCTACATATAGAATTTGGTTTGGAGAGATTCAAGACAACACATCCGAAGTACTAGAGAATTTAGAAGGTCGCCCCATTCCATCCAAAGTCAGGACCCTGCAATATACCAGGAGATGGAGTATCAATACCTTGATAGCAGCACCAAATATAACAGAATATCAACCAATAGGAGTTAGATTGAACAAAGTAGATAACAGAATTCCTAGGTAGCTGCAAACCAATAAGAACTTCAGTCTTGGTTTTAAATCAGTAGAGGGTTATTTACATGATCTAGTGTTGATGTAAAGCATGCAAACACTGTGCATAATCTTGGCTTTGATGGCCCTAACAAACAGGGAAAATGCAATGAGAAGAACAGATGGCACTATAATGGCAGTTATGACCTTTTAATGGGAGAAACACGAAAATTTGAGCTAGCTTACCTTTGAATCATAGAATTTGAGGAAGAATCGAGACTTAGGAACAGACAACTTGGTCTCAAGAAttgctgcaattgcagcactcAGCTTCTTGTTGACATCAGGGTTGAGACCACCAATGGATACCAGCTCACCATAAGCTGTTGGTTGCTGAGTCCCACCAAATGACATCGGAACCGACCCCTTCAGTACAATCATCACATACTGAAATTTATAATGACAAAACAGTGTACCTTTTAGTTAAACATGTAGAACATTAAGAGGGGAACTAAAAACAGAATAGAGATAATACAATAGACAAATATTGTCTAGAATCTTGAAAAAACAAATACAAACCATTAATTTTATGTACAAAGTTTTGAAtttgattcttatttttttctcacTATGGGATTAATAGGTTGGCTTAAGAGTTCAAGCACCTAGATTTTCAATACCAATTCCCTCAATTCACGATATTGATTTGGTTGGTCAAGCCAAGTTTGGACTTTCTGGTGTGCCATGATGTAGTCAAAGGGATTACACAAAAGCATGTCTTTCCCACTGCTATCACGAAAATTTGTCTTCATAAGGCTTGTGATTCCTTGAATTGGAATCATCTTCTCAAAATTATAGACTGCATGGGGTTCCCTGGGAAGTCATTGGATGAGCAAAGGGTTGCAATCAATGTCATGTTTTTTGGCTTAGTCAATGGCAGCCCAGCTGGTTACTTTGTTGGAAGCAAGGGTATTAGACAAGGAGATCCCATGTCCCCATATTTGTTTACTATTGTTACAAATAAGCTGGCTGAAGATCGTAGCATCAAGCTTATTCCTCAATGCAGGCCTCTTGTTATCTCACTTGATGTTTTCTGATGATCTGATGATATTTGTGAAGGCTAAAGGCCCCTCAGTCTCAGCAATTATGGGAGCTTTAGACTCTTTCTCATCCCTATCTGGGCTCCATGTGAACCAGTCCAAGTCATTTCCTATTGTTGGTGGGGTACAGCTTCAGGTTCGTGATATGCCCCGTGCATTGTCTGGTTTCTCCAACACCCAGCTTCCTGTGAGATACCTTGGAGTCCCACTGATTTCAGGGAAGCTGAAGGCAGATGACTGCGCCCCCTTGTTTGACCTTGTTAGAAGACGATTGGAAGGTGGAAATCAAGGTTTCTGTCATATGCAGGCAGGCTCCAGCTCATTTTGTCGGTGCTTCAGGTTGGCTATATTTATTGGACCAGGCTTTTTGGTTTACTAGGGAGTGTGATAGCAAAGCTAGAGTCCATGTTCTCTTTCTCTCGCCGGGCCCTTCCCTTGAGAGAAAAGTGCATTTCATTGTCTGAGATGCTATTTGTAGGCCCGAGTAGGAGGGTGAATTGGGGGTGAAGCGCATCAAGGATATGAACTCCACTGGCATCCTGAAGCAGatctggtggattgcttccCACAGATTATCTTAGAGTGAAATGGGTAAACTTCAGGTACTTGAAAGGAGAGTCTATTTGGACAGTAAAGCCCTCTCATaattgctcttgggtgtggAATAAGGTCCTCCAGCTCAGGAATCGGGCGCAGGCTTTTATAAACCATTCTATTGGTGATGGATGCTCTACAAAGTCGTGATTGGATCCTTGCCATCTAGATGGTATTCTCATGCTCAGATGTGGAGATAGGATTCATTATGATGTGGGGTCAGTCAAATTTGCATGGGTTCAATCTATCCTTGGTAATGGTAATTGGGACCCCGGCCCATCAACGTCCGTTGATCTTCATCATGTGTGGAGTCACTTGGACAACATTACGAGGCTCAGACCATATATGCCGGATCTCATTAGATGGACCGCCTCCCCATCTGGGCAGTTCACTTCTAGATCAGCTTGGGATATTCTAAGGAGACCCCATCCTCGGGTGGGTTGGGATTCGTGTATATGGTTTTCAACGTGTATCCCGTGCCAATCATTCACGACTTGGAGATGTTTGATGGATGCCCTCCCTGCTAAAGACCAGCTTCAAATGCAAACTATCCAAGTTTCACTTCTGCATCTACTGTAGGGCAGGTCTTGAGAGCAGAGATCACCTTCTGATGTAGAATCTGGGCAGAGAAAGAGACACAAGAAGGCCAGGTCTTCTAGAAGggccaagaaaaagaggccaaaacactgttcacgtgtaCAGTGTCACAGaccatattttccttgtgtggagaTATCTTTTAGAGGATtctgtgggcccatcaagtggagaaagattctatccaaatgctgccatagtttaggttctattttcagttgtagaaagtatattaggtagtttctaatttcagtttgtttctaattttgtttccttgcttATTTAGAaggctgaactataaagcctagtagtttctaattttagttaccttctattttagttaggatttagtagtttctagtttcctaagtttctattttagattagttcttatttttggaaagtttttattctattgtaagcttgcctaaactat
This window encodes:
- the LOC122653084 gene encoding macrophage migration inhibitory factor homolog isoform X2; translated protein: MPCLNLSTNVNVDEVDTSSILSEATKTVAKIIGKPEAYVMIVLKGSVPMSFGGTQQPTAYGELVSIGGLNPDVNKKLSAAIAAILETKLSVPKSRFFLKFYDSKGPDFGWNGATF
- the LOC122653084 gene encoding macrophage migration inhibitory factor homolog isoform X1; its protein translation is MPCLNLSTNVNVDEVDTSSILSEATKTVAKIIGKPEAYVMIVLKGSVPMSFGGTQQPTAYGELVSIGGLNPDVNKKLSAAIAAILETKLSVPKSRFFLKFYDSKGHQSQDYAQCLHALHQH